In the Cygnus atratus isolate AKBS03 ecotype Queensland, Australia chromosome 10, CAtr_DNAZoo_HiC_assembly, whole genome shotgun sequence genome, GACGGGTTTGCACGTGGTAAGACGACTGAGTGAATTGATCTGACAAAAGGCTCTTAAGTCATTAATTCAAGTCACGCAAGATTAAGAAATGTTTCAGCAATAACAGAAACTGTGTTAGGACCTTAGCGATTTCAAAGAACACTTTCTTAATTGGCTTCACAATATtgttccttttgcctttttgttgtAACAGAGGGATATTAAtaaattcatgttttcaaagTCATCAGTGGCTCTCAAACAAGCTTTTCAGGGCTATGCCACGATTTCTTTACTTTGGTAATGGGAAAAGCCTTCTAGGGACTCTTGCATTCAATCTGCCTTTCTACCCTGGAGAAGGAGCATCTGCTTTTTCCATaagctttcacagaaaaagcaaggggctgggggaagagacTGGGGACACATTAACTGTACAAAGCTGCGATGCCCACATGGATGAAGCTACCAGAATTAGGCCTCGCTTTGATCTGTGAATATTTAGCCTCCAGGTCAGGCCAGGCCCTTGCCCCGGGACCAGCCCCCCaagcagccccttccctgctgaGCTCCATCCCCAAACCCATTCACATTACTTCTTTCAGCTCCATTACAGGCTGCAGAAAGACACACACCTGTCCTCTCTAAACAGCTGGCTAACGTCCTCCTGCCACAGCTTGACCAAAATCCAATGCAAAGCATCCTCTTCGTTTCTGGAAGCACTAAGAACCTTTTCATGCCAAGGAGTTAAATCTGGTTACACAGCTGACGTTAATTTCCCTCTTTTAGCACCAAAGGTTTTCATCCCAtcctgttttatatatatttttatgtaccAAAGCTAAATCACTGTCACCTTTTCAAgcaagggagaggagaaaaggaaaggggttGCACTGTTTTGCTGGTTCGCCCAGAGGCCTGCTAAATTCTTACCAAGGATGCTCTGTTACTGGGGTGTGAGAACGCTTTTTGTGCCCCAGAGGACTATTACGGAGGGCTAAATGCTGGCTGTGAGCCAGGACCTTACAGGAAGGaatcaaaacaaacatgagAACGATGAGCATTTAGCACCAAGGCCCTGGCCCTAACCACGCAAGGTGGTAGAtatcacccagttccaacacCTGCACTTCATCAGCTGCCCTTTTCCCACTCCCCTAGTCCTGACCATCCCTGAGCTTATCTGCTCTCTCCTCTTcacattttcaggaaataacaGGCCCAGCTGACTGACACGTTGAACTAAGTCACCCCTCTGGTCACACGGGCACACCTCTGCCAAAAGACACATTGCAAAGGCTGGACTTGGAAATTCCTTCCGCAGTGATCGCTCATTGAACGGgccagctggaggaggaaataaaaataaataaataaagctccATCCAGAAGGCTTAGCCTTAAGGTGAAAAGCACGTGGATTAACTCAGTTCTTACTGAAGGCTGCAGCAGATTGCCCCACGGGTGGCAGTGGCAAACCCCACCACGGGTGCTGCTCCATGGacctccctgggggctgcagggcaagAGTCGACCCCGGGCTCAGCCCTCGGCACAGACACGAAGCCCTCGGCCCTATTTCACAGCCGTTCCTGCCAGGACACTGCCCACAGACACTTTCTCTTCACAGAAGCGAGGTCAGGCAGGTTTGGACAAGGCTTTATTCCATTTGAAAGGGAACAGCAGAGGGGATTCAGGCACGCGGTGTTATCTCTGTGCGTGTTTCACTCCCACTTTCCTTGTAAAGTGCAAaactatttcttcctttaaagcaCCGGTCATTTGGtggttttcatgtttttgatcTCCTGCAGCAGGTCAGACATTAGAGTGAGACTGACCAGCAAGATCATGAAATCTTCAAAGTCAATTTTGTTCTCTGTCTCCTCATCCAGGGCAGAAATTACTTCCTGgtattttggtttattttcttggcCCTATGGAgaattttaaatggagaaaaaagaaaaaagaaaaaaaaagcattaagttccttttttattgtattatctgtaaagaaaaaaaaaagcataatttttcGTTTCCTATATTTCTATTCAGAATTTTATGTTCACATGCATATTAGTTTTTCTAAACTTATCCCAAGAAactcaaacagaaatattattgACAACCAGTCCCCAAAGTTTCCTGGATGCAGAATATATCTTTGAGAAGATACCTAACCACGACTGAAAATCTGGCAGTGATGAGTGCAGCTGGTAATTGCAGCATTTCTACCACTTGATAAAACTCCTGTTCTTTTTGgtttagaaagagagaaaaaaaatgcaagaagttTGCAGCCACCAGTACTTATGTAGCTGGTTTTCCACCGCAGCTTGCTGCCGGTTTTACTGGAGGGTGGGCGATGGATGGTGAGGTGCACATGGCTCCATAGCACGGGGCCAGCGCTCTGGCAAACTCCATCCCTAATTAAATGCAATGGGTTTCTTACCGCATAAACACACAAATACCTGTCATTAtatgagttttttttgttgttgttcatttgtttgtttgcaattGCCCTACTTTATCAGCAACAATACAAACAGGCACGTCAACAGTGGCTTATTGCTGATGCTCCTCCTTTAGCCCCACACCAGACTCAGGCTCAGCACAAAGCAACTAATCCAAAGGTGTTTTTCCCAAGCCACCAGCTCCTCACCTAGGATCACCCCGTGGATGGATGTGCACACAGCCCGAGATGCCCACTCGCCCAAACTCTCACCTGTATGAAACTCAAAAACTGGGTCTGCAGCAGGTTTTTGGTTTCAGCTTTGCTGAGTTTGCCCTCGGGGTCAGCAGCGTTGTTATACACCAGCGCAGCAGTAGCAACGGCTTTTTCAAGGTCTGAGCCTTTTTCTAGAGCTAGGGGGAAAAATGTTGCCAGCCTATCAGGAAAAGCAGCGTTTGAGGTATAATTGAAAGGACTGTGTCAGAAACATCCTGAGTGGGTGGAAATCAGTGTAGTTCCATTAAAGTTAATAAGCCTGAAACTGTTTGCACCCACAGAGGACCTGGCCTAGATTTTATTTGGAGTGGGCCAGCAACACACCTCCTGTCCCGTGGAAACACACCCGAAGGCAGGTTTCACATAGCTGGGGTGGGCACCAGCAGGGATGTAGGGTTGTGGGTGAGACCTGCCCGGCTGTCCCCTCCTGGGGACCTGCTGTGCCATGGGGACAGGCCACTCCAGACATCTCTTGGGTGCATGGGGACTCCCAGGGCCCTCTAGCAGGGGAAATGCGGCCCAACAGACGTGCCCATGTCTGAATATCAGCGACAGAGCTGCATGCTAGTGTTGCCACGTATTCAGGATTCTGGCTAAAACATTTGGCTGGGTTTATCCCCTCACTCCTAAACCACATCCTAAAGACCATACGTTCCCAGCAGGTACCAGAGGTGGTTTGGGCTGTGATTTTAAGGGAAAGGCAAGCAGAAGAGGAGACATGGATGAACGCTGGGGCATCCAGGGGCAGTGAAGGGTCCCCTTACCTTTTATTGATGCCAGCTGCTTGGCTATAGGTATGCTGgtagggagagagaaaggacaCACAGTTATCACCTGGTGAATTGAGCATGCATATGGTTTCTCCATAATAAGCTTTctccctttcattttatttaatccCCCAGAAACCTGGGGCTTCCCAAAGGAGACTATCTTTCCTTCGCAGCAGGAAGATCAACATCCCTCACAAGTGGCACACAGCATCACACACCTCCCAGTTCTTAACCTAAGCAAGTAGCCTGGAGTTTTTATTAAAGATGATAAATAACTTGATCACTGGAGAGAggcactgcagcctgtggtaGGTCTCTTCCTGGAGCTCTTTCATGTTCTGAAGAAGTTTCTCGGTTTTGAGCCCATCCCCAGGGAGGCACAGAGGGCTTTGCCATTCCCTGCCCAGTGGTCCTCCCACTTGGGAGCAGACACCAAtaataaatttaacatttttgcaGATAAATAGATCCAGACAAAGCCTTTCACGAACAAATCACCAGAGACGCAAAGAGCAGAGCAGTCACTTACCGCTTGGGCATCCCCGCTGCGGCTGGAGGGCTCTTCTGGGGGGAAGCAGGACTGACGGAGTAGTGCTTTGTGCTGGGGACGCTGGCCTTGCAGCCACACATCGTGAGGACAGGCTGTTTGTGATCTCTAAGCAACTGGAGTAACAGCAAACAGGTGGATTCAGGCTCTGCCCCGTGCaagcagcctgcctgcagccgtGCCCCATCAATAATGCAAGTGCTACCTGCTGGTCACGGGACCAGCAAATATGTGGGTCCAAACGGCCTCTGTGACGTTGGCAAGCGGAGTTGCTCTGCATTTTCTGGGAGAATTTAACAGAAACAAACCAGACTCAGATGGGGCCTGAATCCCCTTAGGTCTGTGGGATGTAAAATTGCACCAGGACTAACTCAGCCACCAAAGCAGTACCCATTATCATTTTAATCAGCAGCCCTCCTGGTGTGGGCTAATGTAACTTGCCCTGTGCTACGAAGAGAGCTGCTCCCGTGACAGAGTCAGAAACCAGGTGTCTCCCAAATCCTGACCCAGCATCGTCCTAGGAGAGCACACTCCTGCTACGACATTCGCTCCCCCAGCGCAGCACAaagagctctgctcctgccccagctactagcacagcagcacccagcaccacgCCTTGGCTTCGGTTTTTGCCCGAGCAGACACTGCCTGCCTCCAAAAGCAGCACCGAGCCATCTGGCAGAGCAGTCGCGCAGTGGAGGAACTGGAAGGGCTCTGATGAACTTTGTTATTTATTGCCATGGACATCGCTAtcagaaaacacacagcttGTCACACCGCCCGTCTCTGGGCACGTTCTTGCCACGCATCCTTTGCCTAGAGGTGTCCAGACAGGGTGACGGTGACCTAAAGGGCTGAGCAGCTATTTTCATCCTGGGGGGTCTGTTAAAAGGTACTGACTTCAGCTACCTCGTCCAGCACATCCTTCCTGGGGAAAAGATACAACGTGATGTCAAAACTTCCCAGAATGAGACTTTATGTAACAGGACACGCAAAGGAGACTGCAACAGATGGCCTagagaattaaaatgttttcctcgTTTAGTAGAAGCTAAATTACTGAAGGCTAATGAATAAGGATGTTCACCACCTTACTGTTCCTGGATTTTAATTATCTTAAAAAGCATGGGAAAAGAGAACCTTTAATTTTCCATCTAAGAGTGTCATTACTCAAACAATTCAGAGCCTTTTTCTGAGAGGTTTAAGCTGTCTTAGATCTCTAGTGCGTTCTTTAGGACTGGCTCATGAATAAAACAGAGCCTATAATTGCAATGACGCAGCCAAAACACATATAATCAATGCTCATTATCCCATCAATTAACACactaaaattaaacaagaaTTCAGGCTTAGTAATCTGCCataagctcttaaaaaaaaagtcttgataTCACGTTGAAGTGATAATTCCCTTTTACATCTGTTGAACCATACGAGAAGGCATGAAAAGCCTTACATCCTGGTTAATCCACAGAACGGGGGTGTTTGGTCTCAGCATCCGAGGTAAAAACGAGAGCGAGGAACAGCCCCCGTCATGTGTTTATCAGCTacaggcagtgctgggagctgccgagcagagccagctccctGGGTTTTGGGCTCTTTCCATCGCAGATCAGATTTCAgctcaatttcattttatttttttgaatttagCTGACTTTTGGGAGCCTGTTCTCCAGAGCAGGTGATTTCCTTTGGTGGGGTATTAGCAAGCCCAGGCAAGCCTGGGAAACTTTCTCTCTCTAGGTTGTATTAATTAGTGTACACAGGAGTGTTAGTGCATTACAGATACCGGGTAGCACAAGGATAACCCTTGCTTTTGCAAGTGTTGATCAGCTTTGAAGACAGCAAGATTTTGGCTGTATGTGGTGGTGCAGTATTCTGGTCAGCAAGGTGCGAGGGAGCGGGGCCATCTGTTCTGTATCTATTTTGATCCACTCTATTTATGTTTGAGATATCCAGGTGCTTCTATCAGGCAATTTTTAGCACATTTCACACATTAACAATACTGTCTGCATAAAATATGCAACCTGATGCTTACGACTACACAATCTTTACATGCAGTTCAGTTCAGATTTTGCAAGCGCTGCAAAAagcctctgcctccccttcctttttggTGCTTTCCCGGAGTTTTCCCATCCCTTCTAAGAACTTCCTGCCATTCAGGACGACTTATGTTGCAACACACTTGTGTGCACGGAGTCCCGGCTCCCTTAGCGATGCCCCTGCAACAGCAGCCAGAGGCAGGTGTGAGCTTGcccgtgctggggcaggggcgGTGGCACAAGGGAGTGCCTAAAGCTGCAGATGCTCTCGTGCCATTTTCCAGCCAGccttcatttctgcagcaaactcccaggagctgcagaagaagCGTTGCTAACTTGCACCCAGGGAGCTAACAGCCTGATTTCTTTGTGACCAGAACGTGGTCGTTTTGATCTTGCCTGACgttaattttttcccccaaagggTGAGGACTGGGAAGACCCCACGCAATGCTCCCGGGTCTCACTGTGCAGGCTGAACTCCGTGGGCTCAACCCCAGCACCATCGTGGCCGTGGGaccacagcagcctgctgtcccccagcactgcagcctgctTTGGGGACATTTCCGTGGAGCCTGCACCTAGAGACAGGGACACTTCGTCTCtggagggaaacaaaaaaggcaGCTCAACAGAAGGAGGGTAAAGCTGACACCAGCCTCCTGCTGAGGCTTCCTGATTGCCTTTATTGAGCTCACAGGCTGCTAAGcatccagaagaaaacaaaacgcAAGCCTGTGCAAAACCTGAACCTAGGAGTGACCAAGGAGAGGTCCCCACCCGGGAGGCATGGACACCTCAGCCCACCTCCCCGCCACGTGCAGGAGATGGCTGCGTGTGGCGCTCAGCCTGGGGTCAcgaacaaataaaatgttaatgaatcCCACTGCTGAGGCAGAGCAGGTAAAATGCCATTTAAGAAAAGCTATTAGAAACAGGTTGTCTGCAGGGAAACATCGTTTGTCATCGCACGCCCAGGCACTTTTCAGACATGGCACATAGCACAGGCCAAAATCTGCTCGTGCTTCCCGTGGGGCTGCCAGGGAGCTCAGCGGCCGCAGGGGTCCCTGGCACGCAGGCACCCAGCTCCCTCACTGCCTTTGAAGATCTATCATAGAAAAGATATAAGGCACGGTCCCAACAGTTTTGGTATGGCATTCGTTTTCAGTGTGAAGTCTGAAAATATCATTACCAAATAATCTTCCCTCTGAGACGCATTTGGCTAAAGGAAGATTAGACTTTAAAAAGGCAGCTATActcattaaaaatggaaaatcttattaaagaaagacacaacaataaaaatgtaagaaaagaaactggTTGCTAAATGCAACAAAAGGGATGCCCCCCTGCTCGACTACTAAAATTTTATAGCAAAATGCTAACAAAATCCAAATCTTCACACTAAGGACGTATGCATTGATGGATGATGGGACAATCAGTGCCAGATATTAATATTGAAACACAGATTGTTGCTGCTCTTAGAAAATTCCAGGAGGAGAAGCTCTTGGGTTTAGTAGCAAGAGGGAATAGAAAGTAATCCTGGAAAAGAATAGCTGAGTCAAGGAGAGCATAAGGTAAGCAGCCCATCCATTCACATACATGCAGATTTTGATCTGCAAAAAGAgagcaaagcaggcagcagaggcagctggtACCCAAAGCCatgctccctgccctctccagccccctccagcccctctcctcATCCCATGGAGGGGAtgaggctgcagctctgcaacatccttccctccccagtCGAGAGCAATGGGGAAATCCCCAAACAACACGTGAGCATACCTCTTGCTTGGCTGGGAGGCACACGGAGAGAAAGTCctgtgctcccagctccctgtcGTGCTCACAGAGGtacctgcctctcctcctcagTGCTACACTTGGTAATGCAAATATGCTCCCATCCAGGGTAACTGAGAAACGGGCTATAAAGAGAAACACATGGGAAAACAGGAGGGACAGCACAGAAGCTcaactaacatttttttttcccaggctgaCCTAGTTATTTAACTAACTGGCAGAGATACTCACTAatgatggagaagaaaagcaatcgGTCTGCCAGCAGCAGTTTCACAGAGGATGCTAGAGTTTACTTAGCTATTTGTCTTAAAACCAGGATACATCAAATAAAGTCTTTGCTGTCTTGCTGCTTGACATTCTGCTGTACAGTCACTATTCCCCGTTCAAATAAACTTCCAATTCCTTAGCGATAGCCAAAGGATGTGATAAGACTTGAATCCAGATGAACACAGAGGAagcattcagaaacattttttatgtaACACAGACAAGTACATgtatcatttttgttttcacctgTGCTACTGCCAGAGTATATTAAACTGAGAAGCTGTAGATGAAGAGATTTTCCATCCCTTCTAATTCACAGTGAAGACTAGTCCCTGAAGGATGTGTCGGACAACCACCAGCTCATCTGTCCTGCGTGGCAGCAAGGCAATAGTGTACCTGTGGCCAACCAGTAAAGCAAAGGACAAGTCCTTCATGAAAACACGTGccttttttactgcttttgtcAACTATACCACTAGCTCTGCCCTTCACAAGACAATCTTTGCTTAGATTAGGGGTTACACAATTAATACCCAAAATAAGTCTACGTCTCACTTCCACCAGGAACAAACCTCAGCAAAACTCAAGTTTCACTCAAGTTTCTGACACTCAGCATAGAGAAGTTTGGAAATGGGACCCTAATCACCTAGGTGGAAAAgttgctgaagaaaaatttggATCACACAAAAAGCGTACTCCTCTACTTCTAAGAGAGAGGCCTTGAGTACACAGTTTACAATAGTCCCAATCAACTAATACAgagtggatttaaaaaaaataaaaaattatatgaGGGAAAGTAGGATGAGATGTGAAGAGCCCATTCCCATCCCTCCCCACTAGCACagatttcaatttctttttgcttgcctatatttaactttttttccaaacttaaaaatgaaggaaaaaaagaacagaaagccaaaataaaaattttcagacccagaaaattgaattttgaTCCCATTTGGAATACAAGGACATTTAGTTATTCAAGTTTGTCTGTTCTTCAGGTTGAGAAATGGCTTTTCCAGCAATCCACAGAACTGGTGTAGTTAGCACAGCACAGGGCTAGTCCTACTGACAGATGGAAAGAGAGGCATAGAGGTGGGCAGATATTAAATTGcacagtttaatttttgtt is a window encoding:
- the SNTN gene encoding sentan, giving the protein MCGCKASVPSTKHYSVSPASPQKSPPAAAGMPKRIPIAKQLASIKALEKGSDLEKAVATAALVYNNAADPEGKLSKAETKNLLQTQFLSFIQGQENKPKYQEVISALDEETENKIDFEDFMILLVSLTLMSDLLQEIKNMKTTK